A region of the Desulfovibrio sp. Huiquan2017 genome:
GGCGGCGGGTTCCGCCAGGACCTGGTCAACGCGGTCTACTATTCGGTCATGCTCCTGGCCGGGGCCGTGGGGCTGGGCATGTTCATTGCCATCCTGCTCGACCAGAAGCCCAGGGGCGAGGACCTGTTGCGGACCATCTTTCTCTACCCCATGTCTCTGTCGTTCATCGTTTCCGGGACCATCTGGCGCTGGCTGCTGGCCCCCCAGGGCGGGGTCAACGTCCTGCCCAAGTATTTCGGCTTCAAGCCGCTGACCTTCAAGTGGCTGTCCAGCCAATCGGCCGTTCTGGTCTTCAACTGGCAGGACATCCTGCGCATCCTGCTCTATGTTGCCGCCTTCGTCCTGATCATGGTCGGTATGTTCATGCTCAAGAAAAACCAGGGCAAGGCCATCAAGCGGTGGCTCGTTCCCGGCATCCTGCTCGGGGCGGTTGTCTGGGTCTTCGGCGGGCTCCTCCCGGACGCCCTGTTCATGGAGGAGGAGCACGGCTTCAACCTGGCCACGCTAGGCATCATCATCGCCACCATCTGGCAGTATTCGGGCTACACCATGGCCCTGTATCTGGCCGGGTTCAACGGCATTTCCCAGGACCTGCGCGACGCGGCCATGCTCGACGGCGCGTCCCAGGTGGCCTACTACCGCCACGTGGCCATTCCCATGCTCAAGCCCATCACCATCTCGGCGGTGATCATCCTGTCGCATATCTCGCTGAAGATGTTCGACCTGATCTTCGCCATGACCGGCCCGGACAACGCCGCCACCGGCCATCCGGCCCTGAACATGTATCTGACCACCTTCCGGGGCAACGAGTTCGCCCGGGGCGCGGCCATCGCCATCGTCCTGTTCCTGGTGGCGGCAATGTTCATCGTGCCCTACCTCGTGGGCCAGTATCGCCAACAGGGGAGGCGCTAGATGACCGCCCGGAAACTCACCCCCGGCAACGTATTCCTCTACGGGGCCCTGGTCCTGCTGGCGCTCTTCTTCCTTATGCCCGCCTACATGGCGGTCGTGACCGCGCTCAAGGTGCCGTCGGAAATCAGCCTGCCCACGGCCTGGGACTGGCCGTCGGTGATCAACTGGTCCAGCTTCACCCAGGCCATCGAGAAGCTCAGGCCCGACTTCGTCAACTCCATCATCCTGACCATCTGCGGCACCATCGGCTCCACGATGCTCGGCTCACTCAACGGCTATGTCTTCTCCAAGTGGAAGTTCAAGGGCTCGGACGTGATCTTCACGCTGTTCCTGTTCGGGATGTTTATCCCGTATCAGGTCATCCTGATCCCGCTCTTCCAAACCCTGCGGGCCATGAACCTGTATGGCGGCCTGCCCGGCCTGATCCTGGCCCATATCGTCTACGGCCTGCCGATCACCTCGCTCATCTTCCGCAACTTCTACGCCCAGATTCCCACGGCTCTGATCGAGTCGGCCCGGCTGGACGGTGCGGGGTTCTTTTCCATCTACCTGCGCATCGTCTTCCCCCTGTCCATTCCCGGCTTCGTGGTCACGTCCTTGTGGCAGTTCACCCAGATCTGGAACGAGTTCCTCTGGGGCATCTGCCTGACCAGACACACGGCCAACCCCATCACCGTGGGCCTGGCCAACCTGGCCGGAGGACAGGCCGTGACCTGGAATCTGCCCATGGCCGGTTCCATCATTGCGGCTCTGCCCGTGCTGGCCATCTATATCTTCCTTGGACGATACTTTATTCGTGGACTCCTGGCGGGTTCCGTGAAGGAATAAGGGCATCGGGGGCGGCTTGCGACAGCGGGCCGTTGTCGGGCGACTTGAGCCGCCCGAATCGCACCATCGTTTGCAAAGGCCTCCGGCTCACCGAGCCGGAGGCCTTTGCGCGCCCCCGCGAAGCGGCGCCAAAAAGTTTAGGAAAGGATGGGGATGGGGGGCCGGGGGCAAAAAAAAGGCCCGGACAGGTGTCCGGGCCTTTTCGTTGTATCTGCTTGGTCGGGTTGATCAGTTGCGATTGCGATCTTCCTCGTTGGAAGAACGTTCGTCCTTGCTCTCCGGGGCATTTTCATCCCACAGCCCGCAGCTGTGGTCGATGCAGGAGAGGCACGGTCCGGGATAATCCATGTTGGGCATAGTGTCCTCCGGGGTAAGGGTATGGGAGTGTCCGGCGTCTTGGCCGGGGTGATCATATATGAACATACGTGATAAATAACCACGAATCAGCTCCCGGCAAGGGCGGATGCGGCGAAAAATTCGATAGGTGGCGGGCGGATCGGCTAGGCGTGTTTTTGGCAGTATTCGAGGAACTTCTGGGCCTCGGAGAAGGCCGGGTTGATCTTCAGGGCCCGCTCGAGATTGCTGACACAGTGGTCGCTGTGTCCTTTCTCATAATAGACGCGGGCCAGGTTGAAGTAGACATTCTCGTCGGTATCCACGATCTCCAGGGATTTCTCGTAATAGCGGATGGATTCGTCGTAGTGGCCGTGCTTGCGCAGGGATATACCGAAGGAGTTGAATTTCTGGCGGAATTCGAAGGTGAACGCCTCGTCCAGGCCGAGCAGGGTGTCGAGGACTTTCTTGAGCTTGTCGAAGTCCTTTTTCTTGGAGTAGACCTCGCCCAGGCCGTAGTTGGCCTCGATGTTCTTGTCGTCGATCATCAGGGCCTTGAGGAATTGCCGCTCGGCCTCGTCCAGGTTGCCCGTGAGAAAGGCTTCCTGGCCCATCTCGATTTTGCGGCGCAGGGTTTCCAGGGCCGGGACCGTGTGCAGCCGGTAGTAGCTCGGCTCCGGGGTGTATTGCCTGAGGAAGTCCAGTTCGGTGAGGATGCTGCGTACTCCCGAAGGCACATGATGAGCGTTCAGGGGCTGGATCTCGAATTGCTCCGGGGAGAGTTGGCGGGCATACCAGTAGGTGATGTTGTCGTGCCTGACCGATGTACCGCCGGTGCCCACATCTGCTTCGAGCTGCAATGAATATACACCCAGAATAGCCGGATAGTCGTCCACGACCCCCACTCCCCATTTTTGGTCAATCCATGTAACGTGCAAACAATTCTTAAATTAGTGCAGGTCTCGGCATAGATCAATAGTTATTATGCGGCGGCCTATAGGGGGATGAAGAGAAAGGCCCTTGGAAGGGCCTTTCCCGGGCCGTGCGGATGGGGTCAGTCGCACGGCTTCCAAGGTTCGTTGACCTTGCGGTCGAAGCCCCGGAGCGGGATGGTGTCGGGCAGCAGGGGGCTGACCAGCGGGGTGAAGGGCTCGTAATTGTAGACCACGGCCACTTCGGCCAATTGGCAGGGAGCGCCGGGATCGTTGTCGATGCCGTCCCCGGAAGCCCGCACGTCAGGCCAGGAGCGGACGGTGATCGCAATGTTGGATTGTTTCAGGGTGGTCAGCCCGGCCTCGGTGGCCTGGATGATATCTTGGAGACGGGTGCCCGCGTCCGCGCCCCGGCCGGTGGCCGCGAAGCGCGCGCCGATCTGGGCGGCCTTCTGCACGGTGGCCCAGGCATAGACGGCATTGCCGCTTTCGATCACGGCCATGATCAGCATGAACATGACGGGCAGGATAAGGGCCGTTTCCACGGCGGCCAGTCCGGCGCGGCGTCCATTATTGCGATCTTTCTGCATGGCTCGAACCTCCCTTAGAGCAGTCGC
Encoded here:
- a CDS encoding carbohydrate ABC transporter permease, which translates into the protein MTARKLTPGNVFLYGALVLLALFFLMPAYMAVVTALKVPSEISLPTAWDWPSVINWSSFTQAIEKLRPDFVNSIILTICGTIGSTMLGSLNGYVFSKWKFKGSDVIFTLFLFGMFIPYQVILIPLFQTLRAMNLYGGLPGLILAHIVYGLPITSLIFRNFYAQIPTALIESARLDGAGFFSIYLRIVFPLSIPGFVVTSLWQFTQIWNEFLWGICLTRHTANPITVGLANLAGGQAVTWNLPMAGSIIAALPVLAIYIFLGRYFIRGLLAGSVKE
- a CDS encoding tetratricopeptide repeat protein; the protein is MGVVDDYPAILGVYSLQLEADVGTGGTSVRHDNITYWYARQLSPEQFEIQPLNAHHVPSGVRSILTELDFLRQYTPEPSYYRLHTVPALETLRRKIEMGQEAFLTGNLDEAERQFLKALMIDDKNIEANYGLGEVYSKKKDFDKLKKVLDTLLGLDEAFTFEFRQKFNSFGISLRKHGHYDESIRYYEKSLEIVDTDENVYFNLARVYYEKGHSDHCVSNLERALKINPAFSEAQKFLEYCQKHA
- a CDS encoding TadE/TadG family type IV pilus assembly protein; this encodes MQKDRNNGRRAGLAAVETALILPVMFMLIMAVIESGNAVYAWATVQKAAQIGARFAATGRGADAGTRLQDIIQATEAGLTTLKQSNIAITVRSWPDVRASGDGIDNDPGAPCQLAEVAVVYNYEPFTPLVSPLLPDTIPLRGFDRKVNEPWKPCD
- a CDS encoding sugar ABC transporter permease, which codes for MREASLDKLKAFLTLLPSMILIGVFVYGFIGDTIWTSMTDWGGTGALALEPEKHFIGLENYIDLFTGFLGGGFRQDLVNAVYYSVMLLAGAVGLGMFIAILLDQKPRGEDLLRTIFLYPMSLSFIVSGTIWRWLLAPQGGVNVLPKYFGFKPLTFKWLSSQSAVLVFNWQDILRILLYVAAFVLIMVGMFMLKKNQGKAIKRWLVPGILLGAVVWVFGGLLPDALFMEEEHGFNLATLGIIIATIWQYSGYTMALYLAGFNGISQDLRDAAMLDGASQVAYYRHVAIPMLKPITISAVIILSHISLKMFDLIFAMTGPDNAATGHPALNMYLTTFRGNEFARGAAIAIVLFLVAAMFIVPYLVGQYRQQGRR